A genomic window from Solanum dulcamara chromosome 11, daSolDulc1.2, whole genome shotgun sequence includes:
- the LOC129875289 gene encoding DNA damage-repair/toleration protein DRT100-like: protein MGIWGRRKSFLFIFFYIILSVFVPWTLESCHLVDKTSLLDFKKKVTSDPSNLLQTWTLTTDCCKSWEGIACDSNGRVVNVSRPGLASGDDFIIDTSISGTLSPSLANLSFLELLDLSNLKDLTGQIPPEFGKLSRLSYLFIDSNKLSGSIPVTFKYLYQLKKLYLSDNTLSGTIPSSIFQSCVSLSELGLSANQLSGPIPSSIGSLLSLTKLDMSKNMFSGSIPESIGRLKNLDYVDLSENQLSGKIPNSIGNLSQVSLMYLNQNQLRGKIPSSISGLSSLVFCRLSENQLSGTMPPSIGNLPKIQRLILENNKLSGKLPATLGHLVTLTDMYFSNNLFTGKIPSSFGNLKNLMALDLSKNKLSGEIPYQLVKLESLQILDLSFNPLGLSRIPNWFKKLPLFRLILVKTGIRGKLPSWLASSSLSTLDLSNNALTGKLPTWIGNMTNLSLLNLSNNAFHSSIPDEFRNLSLLMDLDLHSNRFSGNLKAIFSKKFQDPLGRYNSIDLAYNMFNGPIDENSGNEPVMDSILSLSLSHNPLTGHIPKSLGNLTSLEEIKLAENGLTGGIPIELGNAKELKTIILSNNNLGGAIPAEVLNLKDLQEFDVSGNRLSGRIPPHKANIPKSAFFGNNNLCGAPLPPCKHT from the coding sequence ATGGGAATTTGGGGTAGGAGAAAATCTTTCTTGTTCATCTTCTTTTACATAATCTTGTCTGTTTTTGTTCCATGGACATTAGAATCTTGTCATTTGGTTGATAAAACATCTCTGTTAGACTTCAAGAAAAAAGTTACTTCTGATCCTTCAAACTTATTGCAAACATGGACACTTACAACTGATTGTTGCAAATCTTGGGAAGGTATTGCTTGTGATTCCAATGGCAGGGTTGTTAATGTCTCTCGCCCTGGCCTTGCTTCAGGGGACGATTTCATTATCGATACTTCAATTTCTGGAACACTTTCTCCTTCTCTTGCCAACCTCTCTTTTCTTGAATTGCTTGATCTTAGTAATCTCAAGGACTTAACAGGGCAAATTCCCCCTGAATTTGGCAAGTTATCGCGCTTGAGTTACCTCTTTATTGATTCTAACAAACTCTCCGGATCTATACCTGTCACGTTTAAATATCTGTACCAACTCAAGAAGCTTTATCTAAGTGATAATACTCTTTCTGGTACTATCCCTTCAAGTATTTTTCAAAGTTGTGTTTCACTATCAGAACTTGGTCTATCAGCAAATCAGCTTTCAGGTCCAATACCATCTTCAATTGGGAGTTTATTATCATTGACCAAGCTTGATATGAGCAAAAATATGTTCTCTGGAAGCATTCCAGAGAGTATAGGAAGACTCAAGAATCTTGATTATGTTGATTTGTCTGAAAATCAGTTATCTGGAAAGATTCCAAACTCTATTGGAAACCTTTCCCAAGTATCTCTAATGTATCTGAACCAAAACCAATTGAGAGGGAAAATTCCTTCATCAATATCTGGTCTTAGTTCATTGGTGTTCTGCCGTTTATCGGAAAACCAGCTGAGTGGCACTATGCCACCTTCCATTGGCAATCTTCCAAAGATCCAAAGGCTAATATTAGAGAACAACAAGCTTAGTGGAAAACTGCCTGCAACACTTGGACATCTTGTAACTCTCACTGATATGTACTTTTCCAATAACCTTTTTACAGGCAAAATTCCATCAAGTTTTGGCAATCTAAAGAACCTAATGGCACTAGATCTGTCGAAAAATAAGCTCAGTGGTGAAATTCCTTATCAGCTTGTAAAACTAGAGAGCTTACAGATATTGGATCTGTCATTTAATCCTCTGGGGCTTTCAAGAATACCAAACTGGTTCAAGAAACTACCACTGTTTCGTCTCATTTTGGTGAAGACTGGGATCAGAGGGAAACTTCCAAGTTGGTTGgcttcatcatcattatcaacaCTTGATTTATCCAACAATGCTTTGACAGGAAAATTACCTACATGGATTGGTAATATGACCAACCTTTCATTATTAAATTTGTCAAACAACGCCTTCCATTCATCGATCCCTGATGAGTTCAGGAACCTATCACTTCTGATGGATCTTGATCTTCACTCCAACAGATTTTCAGGCAACTTGAAAGCAATTTTCTCCAAGAAGTTTCAAGACCCTCTAGGCCGCTACAATTCTATTGATCTTGCATACAACATGTTCAATGGACCAATAGACGAAAACAGCGGAAATGAACCTGTCATGGACTCTATTTTGTCACTAAGTTTGTCCCACAATCCATTGACAGGACACATACCAAAATCACTGGGAAATTTGACAAGCTTGGAGGAAATAAAACTAGCCGAGAATGGGCTAACAGGTGGAATTCCAATAGAACTTGGGAACGCCAAGGAACTGAAAacaattatactttcaaataaCAATTTGGGAGGTGCAATACCAGCTGAAGTTCTGAATTTGAAAGACCTCCAAGAATTTGATGTGTCGGGAAATCGACTAAGTGGTAGAATCCCTCCTCATAAAGCTAATATCCCAAAGTCTGCATTTTTTGGGAATAATAACTTGTGTGGAGCTCCACTTCCTCCTTGTAAGCACACATAG
- the LOC129873096 gene encoding receptor-like protein 34, with the protein MFFFNSHYEKITTQKMGCFSISTVLLLTILHALFLHAHSTTHWKDIEVLKQLKNSVELNSMSPGSCLNSWDFSVDPCDNLGGEKFTCGLRCDLVLSSVSRVTELALDQWNYSGSLTSVSWNLPYLQTLDLTNNAFTGSIPESLTNLTRVQRLGLSGNSLSGSIPSSLGSLSNLEELYLDNNFLEGEIPQSFNGLRNLKRLEFQGNKLTGHFPELDQLSNLNFIDASDNAISGELPASFPASLIQLTMRNNNIEGSIPASLTGLNFVQVIDLSHNILSGSVPANLFTHPSLEQVTLSYNQFGSVQEPGISFQSSQLIAADLSNNEIRGFLPGFLGLMPRLSSLSLENNKLSGMIPTQYALKMVFPGEGVSQFERLLLGGNYLFGPIPGPLLDLKAGSVTVRLGDNCLYRCPLRLFFCEGGEQKSLSECQAFGPIIP; encoded by the coding sequence atgttcttcttcaattctcaTTACGAAAAAATAACCACACAGAAAATGGGTTGTTTTTCAATTTCTACTGTCCTGCTCCTTACTATTCTCCATGCTCTGTTCTTGCATGCCCATTCAACAACACACTGGAAAGACATTGAAGTCTTGAAGCAGCTGAAGAACAGCGTCGAACTCAATTCAATGTCACCTGGCTCATGCCTCAATTCCTGGGATTTCTCTGTAGACCCATGTGATAATCTTGGAGGTGAAAAATTTACCTGTGGTCTCCGTTGCGATCttgtcctttcgtctgttagCCGAGTCACTGAACTCGCTCTTGACCAGTGGAATTACTCCGGTTCACTCACTTCTGTCTCTTGGAATTTGCCTTATCTACAAACCTTAGACCTCACTAATAATGCCTTCACCGGTTCAATACCTGAGTCGCTTACGAATTTGACTCGAGTTCAACGACTCGGTTTGTCGGGCAACTCGCTATCCGGCTCAATTCCGAGTTCGCTGGGTTCACTTTCAAACCTTGAAGAGCTTTACCTTGACAATAATTTCCTTGAGGGAGAAATTCCCCAAAGTTTCAACGGTCTGAGGAATTTGAAAAGGCTCGAATTTCAAGGCAATAAGCTTACAGGCCACTTTCCCGAGTTGGATCAGTTAAGTAATTTGAATTTCATCGATGCTAGTGATAATGCCATCTCCGGTGAACTCCCGGCGAGTTTCCCGGCTTCTCTCATTCAGCTCACGATGAGAAACAACAACATAGAGGGTAGTATTCCGGCGAGCCTCACCGGACTGAATTTCGTACAAGTTATCGATCTGAGTCACAATATACTCAGTGGGTCAGTGCCAGCGAATCTCTTCACTCACCCATCCCTCGAACAGGTCACACTATCATACAACCAATTCGGGTCGGTTCAGGAACCCGGGATCTCGTTTCAGAGCAGCCAGCTTATTGCAGCAGACTTGAGCAACAATGAGATCCGTGGGTTTTTGCCCGGGTTCCTGGGTTTAATGCCCAGATTATCATCACTTTCACTAGAGAACAACAAGTTATCGGGTATGATACCGACCCAATATGCATTGAAAATGGTGTTTCCGGGTGAAGGGGTATCCCAATTTGAGAGGCTACTTTTAGGAGGGAACTATTTATTCGGACCCATACCGGGTCCATTGTTGGATCTGAAAGCGGGTTCAGTAACAGTTCGGTTAGGAGACAACTGTTTGTACCGGTGCCCGTTGAGATTATTTTTCTGTGAAGGTGGGGAACAGAAATCATTATCGGAGTGTCAGGCTTTTGGTCCCATCATTCCTTGA
- the LOC129873017 gene encoding uncharacterized protein LOC129873017 isoform X1, translated as MASVAPLPVSWIPEDDLLLKNSIEAGASLEALAKGAVRFSRKFTLQELQDRWYSLLFDSDVAAPASVRMIELEHSGINPLSKFNRSDNLKGSKDVAGKRKADSIRRRYYTMRKKFRSEFFNSTDLGFLDEPNLHDCNGHGTDFRQHVRIDAQARDGNCMLGDCISDDLGLQESDLDILRNAFPEALDDMPVTSAIANSHIGYNSRCSISVDDNSPDAIIRERFLEELSREERRNSFQPDMEDRKIPDVLKDNSIDFEKCSAVKRPRLSQLSPERKIFSSPEGKQLSTFHSRSDNHQNICSGPCGFGSRQHSRSPKSGAMLGARTDSTDFIDSSATSDGEFTDLPDSLLNLSNEDDILLEVDGKDSADNLCKANLKFLPDSPCDIPDGGSDDHESEVIKESNINITDPDDFNPLGSETENSSLHGQDVRTNCEVNLPSTSALSPDRKQPIDGSKLCLLNTEDTEIPCNDDIFLLIHPSTSFASTATQPVGRSSIDLSSACSKSEQRVNSFTRGKDSGKSFAWTNKVGPNIFGETRPVQPAVGSTAHLKVSGTTALPVLPGAANKGVGVAGQSRSFPVNPAVSKNDVREDDIARVRGVSKHEIVGDTPATFIEAPQFGESSSVRVAVTEPTINSSTSEVEDPQSDDDVPCYSDVEAMILEMDLDPHDQNLNATRQESKYQSEDFRRTTIRLEQCSRSAVQRDMTSRGAFAILYGRHLRHYIRKTEVILGRSTDDVEVDIDLRKEGRANKISRRQASIKMESDGSFCLKNLGRCSIAVNGKSVDTGQYLSLSSSCVIEIREMSFVFEMNPKYVKQYIYSITQNKRTLSKFEWSPERKP; from the exons GCTGGTGCATCCTTAGAAGCACTTGCTAAAGGAGCAGTACGATTTTCCCGCAAATTCACATTGCAAGAACTGCAGGATCGTTGGTATTCTCTTCTGTTTGATTCTGATGTTGCTGCTCCAGCTTCTGTTCGCATGATTGAGCTTGAACATTCAGGGATCAATCCATTGTCAAAGTTTAACAGATCTGACAATCTTAAAGGAAGCAAAGATGTTGCTGGAAAGAGGAAAGCAGACAGCATTCGTAGACGATACTATACGATGCGGAAGAAATTTCGAAGTGAATTTTTCAACTCCACCGATCTTGGCTTTCTGGATGAGCCAAATCTACATGATTGCAATGGACATGGAACTGATTTTAGGCAGCATGTCAGAATTGATGCTCAGGCTCGTGATGGGAATTGTATGCTTGGAGATTGTATTTCAGATGACCTTGGGCTTCAAGAATCAGATCTGGATATCTTGCGCAATGCTTTCCCAGAAGCACTTGACGACATGCCTGTTACCTCTGCCATTGCTAATTCTCATATAGGCTACAATAGTAGGTGTTCAATTTCAGTAGACGATAATAGTCCAGATGCAATTATAAGAGAAAGGTTTCTGGAGGAGCTTTcaagagaagagaggaggaaTTCTTTTCAGCCTGATATGGAAGATAGAAAAATTCCTGATGTTCTTAAAGATAATTCCATTGACTTTGAAAAGTGCTCGGCTGTTAAAAGGCCTCGCTTATCACAGTTATCTCCTGAGAGAAAGATCTTCAGTAGTCCTGAAGGAAAACAGTTGTCCACCTTCCATTCAAGGAGTGACAACCATCAAAACATCTGCAGTGGTCCTTGCGGATTTGGAAGTAGACAGCATTCTCGCTCCCCAAAATCAG GAGCTATGTTGGGAGCCAGGACTGACAGCACTGATTTTATTGATTCATCAGCTACCTCAGATGGTGAATTCACGGATCTTCCAGATTCCCTCTTAAACCTTTCAAATGAGGATGACATCCTTTTGGAGGTGGATGGAAAGGATTCAGCGGACAACTTGTGTAAAGCAAATCTAAAGTTCCTCCCAGATTCTCCTTGTGATATTCCAGACGGTGGTTCAGATGACCATGAATCTGAAGTTATCAAAGAATCAAACATAAATATTACAGATCCTGATGATTTCAATCCTTTAGGATCAGAAACGGAAAATTCTTCTCTACATGGGCAAGATGTCAGAACTAATTGTGAAGTTAATCTGCCATCCACATCGGCATTAAGTCCTGATAGAAAACAGCCTATTGATGGGAGTAAGCTTTGTTTACTTAACACTGAGGACACAGAGATTCCTTGTAACGATGATATCTTCTTGCTTATCCACCCTTCCACATCATTTGCTTCTACCGCCACCCAACCAGTTGGTCGAAGTTCCATAGACCTGTCATCAGCTTGTAGTAAAAGTGAACAAAGAGTCAACTCCTTCACTCGTGGAAAAGATTCTGGCAAGTCCTTTGCATGGACTAATAAGGTTGGACCAAACATATTTGGAGAAACACGACCAGTGCAGCCAGCCGTTGGTAGTACTGCCCATTTAAAGGTGTCTGGTACTACTGCTTTACCGGTCCTTCCTGGTGCTGCTAACAAGGGTGTGGGAGTCGCTGGTCAAAGCAGATCATTCCCTGTAAACCCAGCAGTATCTAAAAATGATGTGCGAGAGGATGATATTGCTAGAGTTCGAGGggtatcaaaacatgaaata GTAGGGGACACCCCAGCTACTTTCATCGAGGCACCACAATTTGGTGAATCAAGCTCTGTCAGGGTAGCTGTTACAGAGCCAACAATTAACTCTTCAACATCAGAAGTGGAAGATCCTCAGAGCGATGATGATGTACCTTGTTATTCTGATGTTGAAGCTATG ATACTAGAGATGGACTTAGATCCACATGATCAAAACTTAAATGCAACTAGGCAAG AGTCCAAATATCAGTCTGAAGACTTTAGAAGGACAACCATAAGGTTGGAGCAGTGTAGTCGTTCTGCTGTGCAAAGAGACATGACTTCTCGAGGGGCCTTTGCCATCCTATATGGCCGTCATCTGAGGCATTACATCCGAAAGACAGAG GTCATACTTGGAAGATCCACCGATGATGTTGAGGTTGACATTGATTTACGAAAAGAAGGCCGTGCTAACAAAATATCTCGGCGTCAG GCTAGCATCAAGATGGAATCGGATGGATCCTTCTGTCTGAAGAATCTAGGGAGGTGCTCAATAGCAGTGAATGGCAAATCTGTTGATACTGGGCAGTATCTGAGCCTTAGCTCTAGTTGTGTGATAGAG ATACGGGAAATGAGTTTTGTGTTTGAGATGAATCCTAAGTATGTCAAGCAGTACATATACAGCATTACCCAGAATAAAAGAACACTTAGCAAATTTGAATGGTCACCTGAAAGGAAACCATGA
- the LOC129873017 gene encoding uncharacterized protein LOC129873017 isoform X2, whose translation MASVAPLPVSWIPEDDLLLKNSIEAGASLEALAKGAVRFSRKFTLQELQDRWYSLLFDSDVAAPASVRMIELEHSGINPLSKFNRSDNLKGSKDVAGKRKADSIRRRYYTMRKKFRSEFFNSTDLGFLDEPNLHDCNGHGTDFRQHVRIDAQARDGNCMLGDCISDDLGLQESDLDILRNAFPEALDDMPVTSAIANSHIGYNSRCSISVDDNSPDAIIRERFLEELSREERRNSFQPDMEDRKIPDVLKDNSIDFEKCSAVKRPRLSQLSPERKIFSSPEGKQLSTFHSRSDNHQNICSGPCGFGSRQHSRSPKSGAMLGARTDSTDFIDSSATSDGEFTDLPDSLLNLSNEDDILLEVDGKDSADNLCKANLKFLPDSPCDIPDGGSDDHESEVIKESNINITDPDDFNPLGSETENSSLHGQDVRTNCEVNLPSTSALSPDRKQPIDGSKLCLLNTEDTEIPCNDDIFLLIHPSTSFASTATQPVGRSSIDLSSACSKSEQRVNSFTRGKDSGKSFAWTNKVGPNIFGETRPVQPAVGSTAHLKVSGTTALPVLPGAANKGVGVAGQSRSFPVNPAVSKNDVREDDIARVRGVSKHEIVGDTPATFIEAPQFGESSSVRVAVTEPTINSSTSEVEDPQSDDDVPCYSDVEAMILEMDLDPHDQNLNATRQESKYQSEDFRRTTIRLEQCSRSAVQRDMTSRGAFAILYGRHLRHYIRKTEVILGRSTDDVEVDIDLRKEGRANKISRRQHQDGIGWILLSEESREVLNSSEWQIC comes from the exons GCTGGTGCATCCTTAGAAGCACTTGCTAAAGGAGCAGTACGATTTTCCCGCAAATTCACATTGCAAGAACTGCAGGATCGTTGGTATTCTCTTCTGTTTGATTCTGATGTTGCTGCTCCAGCTTCTGTTCGCATGATTGAGCTTGAACATTCAGGGATCAATCCATTGTCAAAGTTTAACAGATCTGACAATCTTAAAGGAAGCAAAGATGTTGCTGGAAAGAGGAAAGCAGACAGCATTCGTAGACGATACTATACGATGCGGAAGAAATTTCGAAGTGAATTTTTCAACTCCACCGATCTTGGCTTTCTGGATGAGCCAAATCTACATGATTGCAATGGACATGGAACTGATTTTAGGCAGCATGTCAGAATTGATGCTCAGGCTCGTGATGGGAATTGTATGCTTGGAGATTGTATTTCAGATGACCTTGGGCTTCAAGAATCAGATCTGGATATCTTGCGCAATGCTTTCCCAGAAGCACTTGACGACATGCCTGTTACCTCTGCCATTGCTAATTCTCATATAGGCTACAATAGTAGGTGTTCAATTTCAGTAGACGATAATAGTCCAGATGCAATTATAAGAGAAAGGTTTCTGGAGGAGCTTTcaagagaagagaggaggaaTTCTTTTCAGCCTGATATGGAAGATAGAAAAATTCCTGATGTTCTTAAAGATAATTCCATTGACTTTGAAAAGTGCTCGGCTGTTAAAAGGCCTCGCTTATCACAGTTATCTCCTGAGAGAAAGATCTTCAGTAGTCCTGAAGGAAAACAGTTGTCCACCTTCCATTCAAGGAGTGACAACCATCAAAACATCTGCAGTGGTCCTTGCGGATTTGGAAGTAGACAGCATTCTCGCTCCCCAAAATCAG GAGCTATGTTGGGAGCCAGGACTGACAGCACTGATTTTATTGATTCATCAGCTACCTCAGATGGTGAATTCACGGATCTTCCAGATTCCCTCTTAAACCTTTCAAATGAGGATGACATCCTTTTGGAGGTGGATGGAAAGGATTCAGCGGACAACTTGTGTAAAGCAAATCTAAAGTTCCTCCCAGATTCTCCTTGTGATATTCCAGACGGTGGTTCAGATGACCATGAATCTGAAGTTATCAAAGAATCAAACATAAATATTACAGATCCTGATGATTTCAATCCTTTAGGATCAGAAACGGAAAATTCTTCTCTACATGGGCAAGATGTCAGAACTAATTGTGAAGTTAATCTGCCATCCACATCGGCATTAAGTCCTGATAGAAAACAGCCTATTGATGGGAGTAAGCTTTGTTTACTTAACACTGAGGACACAGAGATTCCTTGTAACGATGATATCTTCTTGCTTATCCACCCTTCCACATCATTTGCTTCTACCGCCACCCAACCAGTTGGTCGAAGTTCCATAGACCTGTCATCAGCTTGTAGTAAAAGTGAACAAAGAGTCAACTCCTTCACTCGTGGAAAAGATTCTGGCAAGTCCTTTGCATGGACTAATAAGGTTGGACCAAACATATTTGGAGAAACACGACCAGTGCAGCCAGCCGTTGGTAGTACTGCCCATTTAAAGGTGTCTGGTACTACTGCTTTACCGGTCCTTCCTGGTGCTGCTAACAAGGGTGTGGGAGTCGCTGGTCAAAGCAGATCATTCCCTGTAAACCCAGCAGTATCTAAAAATGATGTGCGAGAGGATGATATTGCTAGAGTTCGAGGggtatcaaaacatgaaata GTAGGGGACACCCCAGCTACTTTCATCGAGGCACCACAATTTGGTGAATCAAGCTCTGTCAGGGTAGCTGTTACAGAGCCAACAATTAACTCTTCAACATCAGAAGTGGAAGATCCTCAGAGCGATGATGATGTACCTTGTTATTCTGATGTTGAAGCTATG ATACTAGAGATGGACTTAGATCCACATGATCAAAACTTAAATGCAACTAGGCAAG AGTCCAAATATCAGTCTGAAGACTTTAGAAGGACAACCATAAGGTTGGAGCAGTGTAGTCGTTCTGCTGTGCAAAGAGACATGACTTCTCGAGGGGCCTTTGCCATCCTATATGGCCGTCATCTGAGGCATTACATCCGAAAGACAGAG GTCATACTTGGAAGATCCACCGATGATGTTGAGGTTGACATTGATTTACGAAAAGAAGGCCGTGCTAACAAAATATCTCGGCGTCAG CATCAAGATGGAATCGGATGGATCCTTCTGTCTGAAGAATCTAGGGAGGTGCTCAATAGCAGTGAATGGCAAATCTGTTGA